One region of Paenibacillus polymyxa M1 genomic DNA includes:
- a CDS encoding ABC transporter permease: MKNATAMTASHRTLKKSVSFKQAFANSMTMAYRGILKIRHTPEQLFDVTLQPIIFTLMFTYIFGGAISGDVQHYLPVIIPGILVQTVISTSVVTGVQLREDMDKGVFDRFKSLPIARIAPLAGALLADSLRYTIATVLTFAMGYILGYQPEGGLLSVAIAALLVIVCSWAVSWIFAFFGVIARTASSVQGISMIVLFPLTFISNAFVPVDTMPGWLQWFVNVNPISHLVNAVRELANTGMIGGELAISLLGAAVIVAIFAPLTVRAYMRKA; the protein is encoded by the coding sequence ATGAAAAACGCTACTGCTATGACAGCTTCTCATCGCACCTTGAAAAAGTCTGTGAGTTTCAAACAGGCGTTCGCCAACTCCATGACGATGGCCTACCGGGGCATTCTGAAGATCAGGCATACTCCTGAGCAGTTGTTTGATGTCACGCTCCAGCCGATTATTTTTACTCTTATGTTTACCTATATCTTTGGCGGGGCTATCTCAGGAGACGTGCAGCATTATCTACCGGTCATCATTCCAGGCATCCTCGTCCAAACAGTCATCTCGACCTCCGTCGTTACCGGTGTGCAACTGCGGGAGGATATGGACAAGGGAGTGTTCGACAGGTTCAAGTCACTTCCGATCGCACGTATTGCCCCTTTGGCTGGAGCTCTGCTGGCCGACAGTCTTCGTTATACTATTGCGACTGTACTTACCTTTGCCATGGGGTATATTTTGGGGTATCAACCAGAGGGAGGACTGCTGAGTGTTGCGATCGCTGCACTTCTAGTCATCGTGTGTTCCTGGGCGGTCAGCTGGATATTCGCCTTCTTTGGCGTGATTGCCCGCACGGCCTCAAGTGTACAGGGTATCTCCATGATTGTTCTGTTTCCACTTACCTTTATTTCCAACGCATTTGTGCCTGTAGATACTATGCCTGGCTGGCTACAGTGGTTTGTGAACGTCAACCCGATTTCACATCTTGTGAACGCGGTTAGAGAGCTTGCGAATACGGGGATGATTGGCGGAGAACTGGCGATCTCTTTGCTTGGGGCGGCAGTTATTGTGGCGATCTTCGCCCCGCTTACAGTTCGTGCTTATATGCGTAAAGCATAG
- a CDS encoding sensor histidine kinase codes for MKREPGFLRILARFMLVLLVLYLSWTAAYFITAVIYSRLSWTPHELFVYLINATLGFFFFGIISMTVRRFIQPREQHFFTEMIDALKRISEGDFHINLGWNFGTRNGNHDRTHPYIQLVDSINDMAANLKVMEELREAFISNVSHEIGSPLTSIIGFAKALKDDNLDREQRDRYLTIIETECIRLSKLSDNLMKLAVLDSERHPFHPSSYRLNKQLISLILACEPQWEAKQIDMIVDTHNVQVNADEDLMGQVWVNLLHNAIKFTPQGGSISVSLSSNGNQAVVCITDTGPGINEQDQQRIFERFYKADKSRTRTAGGSGLGLSIAHKITEMHSGSISVSSKVGEGTAFTVLLPLQEETVKGNSNHEMSGNSGD; via the coding sequence ATGAAGCGGGAACCGGGGTTCCTTCGTATCCTTGCAAGATTCATGCTCGTGTTATTGGTGCTGTATCTTAGCTGGACTGCTGCGTATTTTATTACGGCGGTGATCTATTCACGCTTGTCATGGACTCCGCATGAATTGTTCGTCTATCTTATTAATGCGACACTTGGCTTTTTCTTTTTCGGTATAATTAGTATGACTGTGAGGCGCTTTATCCAGCCTAGAGAACAGCATTTTTTTACCGAAATGATCGATGCTTTAAAGCGAATTTCAGAAGGGGATTTTCACATAAATCTGGGATGGAACTTTGGCACGAGAAACGGAAACCATGATAGGACACATCCTTATATACAGCTGGTGGACAGCATTAATGATATGGCGGCAAATCTGAAGGTCATGGAAGAACTGCGGGAGGCGTTTATTTCAAACGTATCCCATGAAATTGGCTCGCCCCTGACCTCAATCATAGGTTTTGCTAAGGCGCTCAAGGACGATAATCTGGATCGGGAGCAGCGGGACCGATATTTGACGATTATTGAGACAGAGTGTATTCGTCTATCCAAGCTAAGCGATAATCTGATGAAGCTGGCGGTGCTGGATTCGGAGCGGCATCCGTTTCATCCGTCCTCTTATCGGCTGAACAAGCAACTGATCTCGCTTATCCTCGCCTGCGAACCGCAATGGGAGGCTAAACAAATTGACATGATTGTGGACACCCATAACGTTCAGGTCAACGCGGACGAGGATCTAATGGGCCAGGTGTGGGTGAATCTCCTTCACAATGCTATTAAATTCACCCCACAGGGTGGAAGCATATCTGTTTCTCTTTCAAGTAATGGTAATCAGGCAGTTGTCTGCATTACTGATACAGGACCGGGTATTAATGAACAGGATCAACAGCGCATTTTCGAACGATTTTATAAAGCAGACAAGTCACGAACCCGAACCGCAGGAGGTAGCGGCTTGGGACTTTCCATCGCCCATAAAATAACGGAGATGCATAGCGGCTCTATTTCTGTGTCCAGCAAGGTGGGGGAAGGAACGGCGTTTACAGTATTGCTGCCTCTGCAAGAGGAAACAGTAAAGGGGAACAGCAACCATGAAATG
- a CDS encoding response regulator transcription factor: MTRVLVVDDDPHIRELVGHFLRLEGLEVVEAVDGLDAMRLFDETKVDLLVLDIMMPGMDGWELCRKLREQTDLPLLMLTAKGETSQIVKGFALGTDDYLVKPFDPMVLVARVKALLKRYRIMASKSVTIGDLVLRSDTFECQAGEQGITLPRKEFELLFKLASYPGKTFTRDHLIEQIWGYDYEGDERTVDVHIKRLRERFPEATQSFAIRTIRGLGYRLEIRQ; this comes from the coding sequence ATGACACGTGTATTAGTGGTTGATGATGACCCGCATATTCGTGAACTCGTCGGACACTTTCTGAGACTGGAAGGTCTGGAAGTCGTCGAGGCGGTGGATGGTTTGGACGCTATGCGCTTGTTTGATGAAACTAAGGTCGATTTGCTTGTCCTCGATATCATGATGCCAGGGATGGATGGCTGGGAGCTGTGCCGTAAGCTGCGCGAGCAGACCGACCTGCCGCTGCTGATGCTTACTGCCAAAGGCGAGACGTCACAGATTGTAAAAGGCTTCGCGCTTGGAACGGACGATTATCTTGTTAAGCCCTTCGATCCTATGGTGCTTGTTGCACGCGTAAAGGCTTTACTAAAACGCTATCGGATCATGGCTTCAAAATCGGTGACTATCGGAGATCTTGTCCTGCGCAGCGATACATTTGAGTGTCAGGCTGGAGAGCAGGGAATTACCCTGCCACGCAAGGAATTTGAACTGCTCTTCAAGCTGGCCAGCTATCCTGGCAAAACCTTTACACGCGACCATTTGATCGAACAGATCTGGGGTTATGATTACGAGGGAGACGAAAGAACGGTTGATGTGCATATCAAGCGCCTTCGGGAACGATTTCCGGAGGCAACCCAATCCTTTGCGATCCGTACGATCCGGGGATTGGGGTATCGGCTGGAGATAAGGCAATGA
- a CDS encoding daunorubicin resistance protein DrrA family ABC transporter ATP-binding protein, with amino-acid sequence MKVDYTDKKETLAIEARGLVKTFGDKYAVHGVDLIVRAGTIYGVLGPNGAGKTTTIRMLSTLLRPDGGSARIFGHDAVKEPQVVRQLIGVTGQYASVDESLSATENLIIFSRLLGLERAEARHKAAELLEEFGLSEAAKRPLKHFSGGMRRRLDLAASLIAKPPLIFLDEPTTGLDPRTRVQMWDTIRRLVKTGSTVLLTTQYLDEADQLADRIAVIDHGRVVAEGTVDELKAAVGSSTLQLRVQNQQDIGRAARIVEQVLSVKSSVSVEAGKIISPMANADRVTDLLIALRAGEIHLAEMSVQKPTLDQVFLSITGQGVQVNEQQTAHEAPAVEGVRA; translated from the coding sequence ATGAAAGTGGATTATACAGACAAAAAAGAAACCCTGGCCATTGAAGCAAGAGGACTAGTTAAAACTTTTGGTGATAAGTATGCGGTACATGGTGTCGATCTAATTGTGCGTGCCGGCACGATCTACGGAGTGCTTGGTCCCAATGGGGCAGGTAAGACGACGACCATCCGAATGCTGTCAACGTTATTGCGACCTGATGGGGGATCGGCGCGTATTTTTGGACACGATGCAGTAAAGGAACCGCAGGTTGTTCGTCAATTAATTGGCGTAACGGGTCAGTACGCATCGGTCGATGAGTCGCTTAGTGCTACCGAGAATCTGATTATTTTCTCCAGGCTGCTCGGACTGGAACGTGCTGAGGCACGTCATAAGGCAGCGGAGCTGCTAGAGGAATTTGGATTGTCTGAAGCAGCCAAGCGACCGTTAAAGCATTTCTCCGGAGGCATGCGCCGCCGACTGGATTTGGCCGCAAGTCTTATTGCCAAGCCGCCACTAATCTTTCTGGATGAGCCGACTACCGGACTGGACCCGCGCACGCGTGTTCAGATGTGGGACACGATCCGGCGTCTGGTGAAGACGGGTTCCACCGTATTGCTCACGACCCAGTATCTCGATGAGGCGGATCAGCTTGCTGATCGAATTGCGGTGATCGATCATGGTCGGGTAGTCGCCGAGGGGACGGTAGATGAACTGAAAGCGGCAGTGGGGTCGTCAACTCTGCAACTCAGAGTGCAAAATCAACAGGATATCGGAAGGGCTGCTCGAATCGTTGAACAAGTGCTTTCAGTCAAGTCCAGCGTGTCGGTGGAGGCTGGAAAAATTATTTCTCCGATGGCTAATGCCGATCGGGTGACGGACCTGCTGATTGCTCTCCGTGCTGGAGAAATTCACCTGGCAGAGATGAGTGTGCAAAAGCCAACGCTTGACCAGGTGTTTCTGTCCATCACTGGCCAAGGCGTACAAGTAAATGAGCAGCAGACGGCCCATGAAGCACCTGCCGTAGAGGGGGTGAGAGCATGA